One genomic segment of Musa acuminata AAA Group cultivar baxijiao chromosome BXJ3-3, Cavendish_Baxijiao_AAA, whole genome shotgun sequence includes these proteins:
- the LOC135633461 gene encoding aspartic proteinase nepenthesin-1-like, translating into MRMGWLFLFCCLLQAFSSSASLYNWTSSALLGSLVRGIELPAHLSFNAVTSSGEPSCDHHLDAAASSTGSLTKEDGVAPALKLHLKHRSTRDAAAAERSTKMEFLEHSTHRDILRIHTLFRRVTERKNQDGFSRLAAAAAAGRRPKTIQKAAVATPPELAGRIMAKVESGVTLGSGEYFIDVFVGTPPRRFSLILDTGSDLNWIQCLPCHDCFEQHGPVYDPVASSSYRNVSCADPRCGLVSSPDPPRPCGTSVADGHGDACPYYYWYGDRSNTTGDLALETFTVNLTSPDGAGDGFRRVDDVIFGCGHWNRGLFHGAAGLLGLGRGPLSFSSQLGSSYGHTFSYCLVDRNSDLSVSSKLIFGDDESLLRHPDLNYTSFVAGKENPADTFYYIQIESIVVGGEALQIPRETWEPAKDGSGGTIIDSGTTLSYFTDQAYQKIREAFVKKVTKYPVVEDVPVLSPCYNVTGVAKVELPALAIRFGDGAVWNFPVENYFIRLEPDEIMCLAILPTPQSSLSILGNYQQQNFHISYDTKNSRLGFAPARCAEM; encoded by the coding sequence ATGAGGATGGGTTGGCTTTTCCTCTTCTGCTGTCTTCTCCAAGCCTTTTCCTCTTCAGCTTCTCTGTATAACTGGACTTCTTCGGCGCTGCTCGGATCTCTGGTCCGGGGGATCGAATTACCCGCACACTTGAGCTTTAACGCCGTCACCTCCTCCGGCGAGCCCAGCTGCGACCACCACCTCGATGCCGCCGCCTCTTCCACCGGATCGCTGACCAAGGAGGATGGCGTGGCACCGGCTTTAAAGCTCCACTTGAAGCACCGGTCGACGAGGGACGCCGCGGCCGCTGAGAGGTCGACGAAGATGGAGTTTTTGGAGCACTCCACCCATAGAGACATCCTCAGAATCCATACCCTCTTCAGAAGGGTCACCGAGCGCAAGAACCAAGACGGCTTCTCCcgcctcgccgccgccgccgccgccggtcgTCGCCCCAAGACGATCCAGAAGGCGGCTGTCGCGACGCCTCCGGAGCTCGCCGGGAGGATCATGGCCAAGGTCGAGTCCGGTGTCACCCTGGGCTCCGGTGAGTACTTCATCGACGTCTTCGTCGGCACGCCGCCGCGCCGCTTCTCCCTCATCCTCGACACCGGCAGCGACCTGAATTGGATCCAGTGCCTCCCTTGCCACGACTGCTTCGAGCAGCATGGCCCCGTCTACGACCCCGTCGCCTCCTCCTCCTACCGCAACGTCAGCTGCGCCGACCCACGCTGCGGCCTCGTCTCGTCCCCCGACCCACCCCGGCCCTGCGGCACCAGCGTCGCCGACGGCCACGGCGACGCGTGCCCCTACTACTATTGGTACGGGGACCGGTCCAATACGACCGGCGACCTCGCTCTCGAGACCTTCACCGTGAACCTCACCTCCCCGGATGGCGCCGGCGACGGGTTCCGCCGCGTTGACGACGTCATCTTCGGGTGCGGGCACTGGAACCGCGGGTTGTTCCATGGCGCTGCCGGGCTCCTGGGCCTCGGCAGAGGGCCGCTCTCCTTCTCCTCCCAGCTCGGTTCGTCCTACGGCCACACCTTCTCCTACTGCCTCGTCGACCGGAACAGTGACCTCAGCGTCAGCAGCAAGCTCATCTTCGGCGACGACGAGAGCCTGCTCCGCCACCCCGACCTGAACTATACCTCCTTCGTCGCCGGGAAGGAGAACCCGGCCGACACCTTCTACTACATCCAGATTGAGTCGATCGTGGTGGGCGGCGAGGCGCTGCAGATACCACGGGAGACGTGGGAGCCGGCGAAGGACGGCAGCGGAGGGACCATCATCGACTCCGGCACGACGCTGAGCTACTTCACCGACCAGGCTTATCAGAAGATTAGAGAAGCCTTCGTCAAGAAGGTGACCAAGTACCCGGTGGTGGAAGACGTCCCGGTGCTGAGCCCCTGTTACAACGTGACCGGGGTGGCGAAGGTGGAGCTACCGGCACTGGCGATCCGGTTCGGAGACGGGGCGGTGTGGAACTTCCCGGTGGAGAACTACTTCATCCGGCTGGAGCCGGACGAGATCATGTGCCTGGCCATCCTGCCGACGCCGCAGTCGTCCCTCTCCATTCTGGGCAATTACCAGCAGCAGAACTTCCACATCTCCTACGACACGAAGAACTCCCGGCTGGGATTTGCGCCGGCGAGGTGCGCCGAGATGTAA